Proteins from a genomic interval of Clostridium scatologenes:
- a CDS encoding peptidylprolyl isomerase — MKLNKIIILILCVIAAFIIFGCSQKNFIQGSKKFKVVDEKTLHDAANPIVTITMENGDEIKVELYPKSAPNTVDNFVYLANKGFYNGLTFHRVIPKFMIQGGCPKGDGTGGPDYKIKGEFAENGFYENGLRHTRGVISMARSRENDSAGSQFFIMHGDAASLDGKYAAFGKVTKGMDVVDKIVSVDRDSKDKPKVTQVIKKVTVDTFNKKYSKPETIK; from the coding sequence ATGAAATTAAATAAAATTATAATTTTGATTTTATGTGTGATAGCTGCTTTTATAATTTTTGGATGCTCTCAGAAAAATTTTATACAGGGATCTAAAAAATTTAAAGTTGTAGATGAAAAAACGCTGCATGATGCTGCTAATCCAATAGTTACAATAACCATGGAAAATGGTGATGAAATAAAGGTTGAATTATATCCTAAATCAGCACCAAATACTGTGGACAATTTTGTATACTTAGCCAATAAGGGTTTTTATAATGGATTGACTTTTCATAGAGTTATACCTAAATTTATGATTCAAGGTGGATGTCCAAAGGGAGATGGTACTGGAGGACCTGATTATAAAATAAAAGGTGAGTTTGCTGAAAACGGATTCTATGAAAATGGATTAAGACATACAAGAGGAGTAATTTCTATGGCTAGGTCACGAGAAAATGATTCAGCCGGATCACAATTTTTTATTATGCATGGAGATGCAGCAAGCCTTGATGGAAAATATGCTGCTTTTGGAAAGGTTACTAAAGGAATGGATGTAGTGGATAAAATAGTTTCTGTAGATAGGGATTCTAAGGACAAACCTAAGGTAACACAAGTTATTAAGAAAGTAACAGTGGATACTTTTAACAAAAAATATAGTAAGCCTGAGACAATTAAGTAA
- the greA gene encoding transcription elongation factor GreA: MRSIMLTEAGKKKLEEELEYLKTVKRAEIKSALKYARAQGDLSENADYDAAKDDQSMTETRIMELEQQLKNAVIIEDSDEEHVFGINKTALVKFYDIDDTEEVTLVSSVESDVKNMKISIESPLGAALYKIEVGKKVAVESPDGEYEVEVLKILN, translated from the coding sequence ATGCGTAGTATAATGTTGACAGAAGCTGGTAAGAAAAAGCTAGAAGAAGAATTGGAATATTTAAAGACTGTAAAAAGAGCAGAAATTAAATCTGCTTTGAAGTATGCCCGTGCGCAGGGAGACTTAAGTGAAAATGCTGATTATGATGCAGCAAAAGATGATCAATCCATGACTGAAACAAGAATAATGGAATTAGAGCAGCAGCTTAAAAATGCTGTTATCATTGAAGATTCTGATGAGGAACATGTATTTGGTATTAATAAAACGGCTCTTGTAAAGTTCTATGATATTGATGATACTGAAGAAGTTACTCTTGTAAGTTCAGTAGAATCTGATGTTAAAAATATGAAAATAAGCATAGAATCTCCTTTGGGTGCGGCTTTATATAAAATTGAAGTTGGTAAAAAGGTTGCTGTTGAATCACCAGATGGAGAATATGAAGTAGAAGTTTTAAAAATATTAAACTAA
- a CDS encoding ABC transporter permease, with product MQYKRLLTITKKEFIHIKRDKASLIIALLMPVMMLLLFGFAVNTDVNNVNLAIYDGSNTLESRELISKFTNSYYFKLYGSMNSSEEVEKYISMGKVKVGLIIPPDYTKNLRRNSQTEIQVLVDGSDPTIARTAMSYSQLIANNYSLKIKSVNVKRLTLKPLVLYNPTLESSKFNIPGVIGLILQNITVILTSFAMVREREKGTIEQLIMTPVTPFELVVGKLIPYTLIGFFDLIIALLLGNLIFGVVVKGSMALLIFLGTLFLICSLAMGMLISTVSKNQLQAMQASIALLLPSVLLSGFMFPREAMPKFIYYLSNILPMTYFLQILRGIIVKGVGISYLISPIISLLILIFIIIGATMKKFNKTLD from the coding sequence GTGCAATATAAAAGATTACTTACCATTACAAAAAAAGAATTTATCCATATAAAAAGAGATAAAGCAAGTTTGATTATAGCCTTACTAATGCCTGTTATGATGCTTTTGCTATTCGGATTTGCCGTAAATACAGATGTAAACAATGTAAACTTAGCCATTTATGATGGCAGCAACACATTAGAAAGTAGAGAACTTATAAGCAAATTTACTAATTCATATTATTTTAAATTATATGGATCTATGAATTCTTCTGAAGAAGTAGAAAAATATATAAGTATGGGTAAGGTAAAAGTAGGGCTAATAATACCTCCTGATTATACAAAAAATTTAAGGAGAAATTCTCAAACAGAGATTCAAGTTTTAGTAGACGGATCAGACCCAACTATAGCTAGGACTGCTATGTCATATTCTCAGCTTATAGCAAATAATTATTCACTTAAAATAAAATCTGTTAATGTAAAAAGATTAACTTTAAAACCTTTAGTTCTCTATAATCCAACACTAGAAAGCAGTAAGTTTAATATTCCTGGAGTAATTGGACTTATTCTTCAAAATATCACTGTAATACTTACATCTTTTGCTATGGTAAGAGAAAGAGAAAAAGGTACCATAGAGCAACTTATTATGACTCCTGTTACACCTTTTGAGCTTGTAGTTGGTAAACTCATACCTTATACTTTAATAGGATTTTTTGATTTAATAATTGCTTTATTACTGGGAAATTTAATATTTGGTGTAGTTGTAAAAGGAAGCATGGCATTACTAATATTTCTTGGAACTTTATTTTTAATATGCTCTCTGGCAATGGGAATGCTTATATCTACAGTATCTAAAAACCAACTTCAAGCAATGCAAGCTTCTATAGCTTTATTACTTCCAAGTGTACTTCTTTCTGGATTTATGTTTCCAAGGGAGGCTATGCCTAAATTTATATACTATTTAAGCAATATACTCCCGATGACCTATTTTTTACAAATACTAAGAGGAATAATTGTTAAGGGCGTAGGAATTTCTTATTTAATAAGTCCTATTATTTCACTACTAATTTTAATTTTTATAATCATAGGAGCCACTATGAAGAAGTTCAATAAAACATTAGATTAA
- a CDS encoding ABC transporter ATP-binding protein: MNYAISIKGLTKKFGNFTAVDNLSFDIPKGKIFGFLGPNGSGKSTTIRMICGVLSPTLGEGKVLGYDLIKDTEKIKQNIGYMSQKFSLYEDLTVEENLEFYGKIYMLPKKLLEERKQELIIMANLKGKEKSLAGTLSGGWKQRLALGCSLIHNPKLLILDEPTAGVDPVSRREFWHTITELVKDGITVLVTTHYMDEASICDIIGFIYNSKLITIDTPENLYKEHNTENLEEVFINYVKKLSNRQVISSFNDLKASE; encoded by the coding sequence ATGAATTATGCCATTTCCATAAAAGGCCTTACAAAAAAATTTGGAAATTTCACAGCAGTAGATAACTTATCTTTTGACATACCTAAAGGTAAAATTTTTGGATTTCTCGGTCCAAATGGATCAGGAAAATCTACCACTATAAGAATGATTTGTGGTGTATTAAGCCCAACATTAGGTGAAGGAAAAGTTTTAGGATATGATCTTATAAAAGATACGGAAAAAATCAAACAAAATATAGGATATATGTCTCAAAAATTTAGTCTTTATGAAGATCTAACCGTAGAAGAAAATTTAGAATTTTATGGTAAAATATATATGCTTCCTAAAAAACTCCTGGAGGAAAGAAAACAAGAGCTTATTATCATGGCAAATTTAAAGGGAAAAGAAAAAAGCTTGGCTGGAACTCTATCTGGGGGATGGAAACAAAGATTAGCACTAGGCTGTTCATTGATCCATAACCCAAAATTACTTATATTAGATGAACCTACTGCAGGTGTAGATCCTGTTTCAAGAAGAGAATTTTGGCATACTATAACAGAGCTTGTTAAAGATGGTATAACAGTTCTTGTAACTACTCACTATATGGATGAAGCCTCTATTTGTGATATTATAGGTTTTATATATAATAGTAAGCTTATTACTATAGATACTCCTGAAAATCTTTACAAGGAACATAATACAGAAAATTTAGAAGAAGTATTTATAAATTATGTTAAAAAGCTTTCTAATAGACAAGTTATATCTTCATTCAATGATTTAAAAGCATCCGAATAA
- a CDS encoding HlyD family secretion protein — MNKKRILKFAILFMVLILSFSVFFIVKSLKDKQSDEFVYSGTAEADTINITSETSGKIGDIKMKEGSKVKIGDLVAVISSTETEVNLQNSEISIKNAENELGKIKDGNRIEEIKAQQALVEQAQAAVKQGDANVNSSKNNLNAAKTNYDYKKKLYDDTVTLYNNGSESKYKVDAAKNDLDNVSTTLNNAKSTLDISQAQLNNYQAQLSASSEKLNLLVNGATERDKNTAQYNLDKAQNSYELSKIQLDKNNLVSAVDGTIQTINFKKGEYVTPGTAIATLIDTNNVWVKIYVPESMLPNIKLNKNVILKSDFIKNKTVKGKITYISPDAEFTPMNIVTKKDRMKIVYAVKIQILDNLDIVKPGMLFDVNLK; from the coding sequence ATGAATAAAAAAAGAATCTTAAAATTTGCAATTTTATTTATGGTACTTATATTGTCATTTTCTGTTTTCTTTATAGTTAAATCATTAAAAGACAAACAATCTGACGAGTTTGTCTATTCTGGTACCGCAGAAGCTGATACTATTAATATAACTTCTGAAACTTCAGGTAAAATCGGCGATATCAAGATGAAAGAAGGTAGTAAAGTTAAAATTGGTGATTTAGTAGCAGTAATATCATCAACCGAAACTGAAGTTAACCTACAAAATTCTGAAATTAGCATAAAAAATGCAGAAAATGAGCTTGGGAAAATAAAAGATGGTAATAGGATAGAAGAAATAAAAGCTCAACAAGCATTAGTTGAACAGGCTCAAGCAGCTGTAAAACAAGGAGATGCAAATGTAAATAGTTCAAAAAATAATTTAAATGCTGCTAAAACTAATTATGATTATAAAAAGAAATTATATGATGATACTGTTACTCTATACAACAATGGCTCAGAATCAAAATACAAAGTTGATGCAGCTAAAAATGATTTAGATAATGTATCTACTACCCTAAACAATGCAAAGAGTACACTAGATATATCTCAAGCTCAATTAAATAATTATCAAGCACAACTAAGTGCTTCCAGTGAAAAATTAAATCTTTTAGTAAATGGTGCTACCGAAAGAGACAAAAACACTGCTCAATATAATTTAGATAAAGCTCAAAATTCCTATGAATTATCTAAAATTCAATTAGATAAAAATAATTTAGTATCAGCAGTGGATGGTACTATACAAACTATCAACTTTAAAAAAGGTGAATATGTTACTCCTGGAACAGCTATAGCTACTTTAATTGACACAAATAACGTTTGGGTTAAGATTTATGTTCCTGAAAGTATGCTTCCCAATATCAAATTAAATAAAAATGTAATTCTAAAAAGTGATTTCATAAAAAATAAAACTGTAAAAGGAAAAATCACATATATATCACCAGATGCTGAATTTACTCCTATGAATATAGTCACTAAAAAAGATAGAATGAAAATAGTATACGCAGTCAAAATACAAATATTAGATAACTTGGATATTGTAAAACCGGGAATGCTTTTTGATGTAAATTTGAAATAA
- a CDS encoding TetR/AcrR family transcriptional regulator — protein MNLNDDQIKDDIEKLLNDQGDLEENMTKRQWQILEAAMKIFSEKGFQGSRTSEIAKEAEVAEGTIFRYYKTKKDLLIGLLIPLITKFFKPLAIKSAEAIIENKKNKPIDELMEDLLLDRLNLIHSNFPLIKTIFMEAAYQPELLKTIQKNLGPIVIPFINNFMEQNIENENFRDKEPILITRTMMSLLLGYIILSNVFPDYFSNENDEEEIKQMVDIFLHGVAK, from the coding sequence ATGAACTTAAATGATGATCAAATAAAGGATGACATAGAAAAACTTTTAAATGATCAAGGAGATTTAGAAGAAAATATGACCAAAAGGCAGTGGCAAATACTTGAAGCAGCCATGAAGATATTTTCAGAAAAAGGATTCCAAGGAAGCAGAACTAGTGAAATAGCAAAAGAAGCAGAAGTTGCAGAAGGTACTATATTTAGATATTACAAAACAAAAAAAGACCTGTTAATTGGACTATTAATACCTTTAATTACAAAATTTTTTAAACCTTTGGCCATTAAATCAGCAGAAGCAATAATAGAAAATAAAAAAAACAAGCCTATTGATGAACTAATGGAAGATTTGCTTTTGGATAGATTAAATTTAATACATTCAAACTTCCCATTAATTAAAACCATATTTATGGAAGCAGCATACCAACCAGAACTTCTTAAAACTATTCAAAAAAATTTAGGCCCTATAGTAATACCATTTATAAATAATTTTATGGAACAAAATATCGAAAATGAAAATTTTAGAGATAAAGAACCCATACTAATAACAAGAACTATGATGAGTTTACTTCTTGGATATATAATACTTAGCAATGTTTTTCCAGATTATTTTAGTAATGAAAATGATGAGGAAGAGATAAAACAAATGGTGGATATTTTTTTACACGGAGTTGCAAAATAA
- a CDS encoding YitT family protein, giving the protein MKSKLKNFSLILLGTFLVAFGTYFFLAPNKIAAGGISGAAIIINSIFPKVPIGILMMAMEVILFTIGILVIGPVFGGKTVFCSFTISGMMLLLEWLFPKLHPLSNDVLVQLIFGILISGLGMGIVFNQGASTGGTDIIGKIINKYFKISIGKSVLIPDIVITAAASLVFGIDKGLYAILGVIINSTIIDKVIKSINTYKHVAIISNEGEKIKSYIVDKLERSATVYYAKGAYKNNEREVITTVISRKEFFKLKEYISLIDNRAFITVNEINEVLGEGFQNII; this is encoded by the coding sequence ATGAAAAGTAAATTAAAAAATTTTTCTTTAATTTTGTTAGGTACATTTCTTGTTGCATTTGGAACTTATTTTTTCCTTGCTCCAAATAAAATTGCAGCAGGGGGAATAAGTGGAGCTGCCATAATTATAAATAGTATTTTTCCTAAGGTACCTATTGGCATATTGATGATGGCAATGGAGGTTATATTATTTACAATTGGAATATTAGTTATAGGTCCTGTGTTTGGAGGAAAAACTGTATTTTGTAGTTTTACTATATCTGGAATGATGCTACTTTTAGAATGGCTATTTCCCAAACTACATCCATTAAGTAATGATGTTCTTGTACAGCTCATATTTGGAATATTAATTTCTGGATTAGGTATGGGAATTGTGTTCAATCAAGGAGCTTCTACAGGTGGAACCGATATTATTGGTAAAATAATAAATAAGTATTTTAAAATTAGTATAGGAAAATCCGTTTTAATTCCAGATATAGTAATTACTGCAGCTGCGTCTTTAGTGTTTGGAATAGATAAAGGTTTGTATGCTATATTAGGAGTTATAATAAACTCAACTATAATTGATAAAGTAATAAAAAGTATCAATACTTATAAGCATGTGGCTATAATAAGTAATGAAGGAGAAAAAATTAAAAGTTATATAGTTGATAAGCTTGAGAGAAGTGCTACAGTATACTATGCTAAAGGTGCATATAAAAATAATGAAAGAGAAGTTATAACTACAGTAATAAGTAGAAAAGAATTTTTTAAATTAAAGGAATATATAAGTTTAATTGATAATAGAGCATTTATCACTGTTAACGAAATAAATGAAGTTCTTGGCGAAGGATTTCAAAATA